ttcctcagtcattcataattcttttcgaacttcataacattcattgatattatcaacctcatagacagactaattctcgataacttattttggtaagatCCTTGAAACTTATATGCAAAACTCAATCTCATgctttcaccataaatcatatttttcCACATAACATTTTCGCAAACCTTACATTTCctcgcttagctttctttatggagatTATCAAGCATTCTTTCAAAAACAATCCTATAAATGATGCGGAAAGGTAGACTAAAAACACCATCAACCTTACTGACAGACTAATTCCTGATAACTTCCTTTGGTATAATCCTCATAACTCTATGTGTGAcctaaatttcatattttcaccatCAATCATGTTTGGTCTCGATCACATAATATTTTTGCGTAACTTTGTTTTTTAAGatttctagcttagcttccttaacatatctGGAAATACACTTAGGTGCTTATAACcacaaaacaatcattatgaaaGGTGCGGGGAAAATAACCCATAAAATCAACCTTAACCATAACTTGAACGCTTTGAACCCTGAATAACCTTGTTTTAAGTGATGATTCACCTTTTACAACTCACACTCTTCTTGTACTCTATCATTCATCCttaaatacaaactcatgctctttcggtactctaaaaatcaaccttaaataattcataaacataaaagttccttaaaacaattcatatccacaaaatcatgcttttattaattctttcataaacttccttgaggtcattaatgatccttaaacatttcataacatgtccttgacaaaagatctataacatgattcaaatctaaaacaggaaacttaggttcaaacgtacataagaactaaattgaaatagtatcagcgttggcgtcatcttcttcttcctcgtcagctctcatcatgtaagcctttccagatattggtggtcgtggtgggtcatgattaaccctagcattgttgttgtttcgttcatgattggtcgaggttgcTCTTCCAGCATCTGTGGGAGGTGGTTTAGGGCAGTCCCTGACAAAATGATCTTTTTCTCCACATCGATAACACGTCTTCGTTCCTGCACGACATTCACTTTCAGTATGGTTTCTCTTTCCACACTTAGCACACCATACACTACGAGTTGCTCTATCATTATGACCTTGGTCTCTTCTATAATTATGGTTTCCTTGGTTTGGCCTTTTGGCTCCTCCATGATTTTGATTATCATTTTTCCTTTTATCACCAACATTTTGTGCTTCTCGAAGTAATACGACTCGTTCAACATTaactgcaatatcaaccatatcttgataggaagtaaacctttgagtTGCCAACCTATCTTGGTATTTCAAATGAAGACCTCGCTCAAAACGGTTCATCCTAGATTGTTCTGTCGATACCAGCTCCGGTGCAAATCTTGACAATTCCATGAACTTGTTTGCATATTCCATAacactcattgttccttgttgcaagtgcaaaaactcgtcttccttttgtttcctcagggatggtggataaaacttatctcttaataacttttgcagttcggtccaaccaaatctaggctcattcttcctttccttattaactttccaccataaacttgcttgacccgttaagtaaaacacggcgaaatcgactctccattccttaggacattgcaaggtctcaaacaactgatctacacgattaatccaatcctcgaatTCTACAGGGTCGGGCTTGCCATCGTAAGATGGTGGGTTTAgggatgaaaacttcttgaacatTGATGCATTTTCGTTCGCATTCGTCGATTTCTGTTTCTgagaatctttgattaattcagctaacatcgtgctaacggtttctaatcgttccatcctttctttgTGATCTTCGATAGGTTGATCGTCATAGGGATCATCGTGGGCAACCTCCTCGTAGATAGCGTCATCGTTGACATGGACGTTGTGCTCGTTGTGGGCTCCATCGTTAATATCGTTAGTCACCTCgatagtcgacattctgcataacatgctcaatcaggaaaacatacataataggaaaataatcccttttcagcccgttcctacactcacactcatttcattttaacatgattctaacatattctttttaacttattccttaaaattctttgcttaaagcctattgaattctagaacgcgcaaaacccgtaaggtttagcacttatggtccagaaccttggctctgaataccaaactgtaacaccccgacctctaattcaatgtttaatcataattagcagcggaattaacctaattcggtcgggacattacccgccgtaactccctcttgggaattacaaggcaactatcaatcataagctattaaactccaaacttaacataataatcctttttaattccttaatcaaagtacgtaacttaatctcgaatctttactgaaacttgttacaacttaacaataacttaggtgaacttagCAATAGTgaaaatcctcgccactactcgtttccgtggtccccagcagtacctaaaacagaaaacaaaacggtgagccgaagactcaataacgagttaccctagcatcgtaacatcatttcaattcattttatttaataacacagggagaatagaatatagtaaaacatttaataaatcattatttcagaagcatcattatttcataaacataattttagaaacgtcatttcagaaacatcatttcaggaatatcatttcaggaacattatttcaggaacatcatttcattaatctttttcctttttaacagtattattctggtcgtcgggattttacaggaaaacatggtaggacgtctcctacgaacaggggaagccagtgcttcataacagggggagccagtgctccataacaggggaagccagtgcttcttatcagggggaaccttggttccatatcaggggaagccagtgcttcttatcagggggaaccttggttccatatcaggggaagccagtggttcttatcagggggaaccttggttccatatcaggggaagcctgtgcttcttatcagggggagactgggttccatatcaggggaacttgaccagttcttacactttcctttatcatgtgtacatttcttttaatagaaaattaatcaggaaaatctcattcatttaGGGTAGTTCAATAataccattaaatctcgttatttcataaaatcatttctttcaggaataataattcattaaatcaatactttgcataaagctgcattatcataaaacaattcaatcaaatcatacttgtaatcccgcaaatcataaaacaacattataaaacatcagtcattcataacatcattcataaatacatttcgaagggattgtgggtactagcaataaccgttacctcaattccacgatttgctaagccttttcGTTGGTCCGTTCGTCCTGagccccgagtccaatttctttcaaaatatcaaattattgaattatttattaaaacGATAAACACTTTCAAACCAATATTTCGAGAATAACAATTTTTTATAGatagtgaattttgaaatgatgaatttaataaaaaaaatatataaatgtttataaattcttgaaaatattattaaacgaaatttcaatCAGAATATATTGATTtacatgaaatattatttaatttcatgaattaacgaaataatatttaaatagaattttcagtttaaagtatatatatatatatatatatatatatatatatatatatatatatatatatatatatatatatatatatatatatataaatttgtTTATCACTTAAAACTTTTATTATCAACAAATAGAGTAGGTAATTATTTTAGGGGCTTGAATTGAAATGTAAACTCACTTTGAGATATTTGGGCCAGCAATTTTGGGCTTGGTATGGGGAATAAGAAAACAGTTCCAATCTGGAACTTGTTTCCTGGGAACTTCGAGCAAGAACAGAGGAGGGCAGGGCACGAGGGAGGAGGGAAACGGACGAAGAGAAAGAGGGGGAGGGGAACGGAGGTGGAGGCTGAGTCCTGGGCGGCACGGCGGCGCGAAGGTGCGTCGGTGATGGTGGTTGTTGGTTCATGGCGGCGGAACAACAGGGGAGGGGGAAGGGTGGTCGCGCGAAACAGGGGAAAAACAGGGGAGGAGGGTATTTTCCGGGCTGTTCTGGGCGGCGGTAACAGCCGTTCGTCGGAAAAATTGGGACAGAGATGAATTTAGAAGGTGGTGCGATGGCCGGTTGTGTTGGCTGCGAGGTTGGGTGGTGCAACAAAGGGACGAAAGAGAGGGGGGGCAGGGGTATGCGAAGTTGCGAGGAGGAGAGCAGGGACGGTGGGTGTGCGGTGGTGTTGCGGTTGTTGATGGTGTTTGTTGTGGTGGCTCGAATCAGAGGGAGCAAGGGAGAATGATTTTTAGTTTTTGGTTAACTGATTTTGTTGGAAAAATCGTGACAATTTGTGGCTTGTTTATAGTGTGAAGTTGAGTGATCAATAAGCTGAAATTCTTGGGAAGCAAGGCATGCATTTGGACTGAATTGTGGGTGGAGAggaatgaaggaattccttcattcttgttcttgtttgtaTGTTATTGTTTCAACGTAAATAGCAAGGAAAGAGAAGGAAAGATGTCAATTTGTTCCTtaggggcattttggtcatttcacttagttaggcaagatttctgaaaatttggtgctattttaggaaattaattagaatagtaatgtttaattaaaatcaagttTCCAAATAATCTGTTGTtacgaaaaataaaatttagttttcgaataaaataaaaacgtttcgaaattattaaaaatccgaaataattaagatttaaaaagaGTCGTTGAGttcgtaaatttgaaattaaaatcgTGTAATGATATTAACATTTCGCgggaaataaaacttcgtaattaaaaataaagttcgaaattaggatttaaacgattttaagctaaataaaaataattaagcctaaataaccgagttttaaaatttcggggtattacaaatattgagtttaaaaattgccttccaaatcaagcacttacaaaaatctaatgatctaaggtagtaggtttacgctaaagcgaggtgctattttagttgacttaggtggtaaggcgtcctaaaggagcatgttgattgtggtttcaactcaaacaacaatggcattttgttgtggcaatgggataaattatggtattaatttattaaccaagagtaatttggagattactagcaataggttttgcttacctaaaatcttaaactacttaagacatgctaaagctgcttaaggatttatgactttttttgcatgaatgaaatgttttaatagctttaacgATTGCAtgcttgcttttatttcaaagttattgaagtttatgaatggttatttattgcaaattcttttcgattgtagtaatcaaatggccgcaatcaaaacacaactcaaagtaactgaaattctggatgtaaaattgaacctatcaaactttcttgattgggagaggaagcttcggcaagtcctcaggtggaacaacattgaatatgtagttgaccatcccatccccagctattactcaaaggatatgactccagaaaatcactgtgcgtgggcgaaccacatgtcgctagtgatggatcttattcttggctctgtccccaatgattggagtgcaaggttcgttgcatacgagccatgggcactcctaagtcatcttagggatatatgtcgtggtagattccaacatggtggtcaacatgtcgaccaaaatgtttttgaattggtaaattcatttgaggatctaaagcttaatgctccaataggttgttgctttgacgtcgaaagacaaaaagcaagggaaagggtcattgatcttgaaatgacagagcggacgccaatcagaactcatacaaagaaaatggttgggcttctcaaccggcttgagttacttggtgatccattcccagattctgcagctgcgggaatacttttgaattctcttcaccctggttataagaaattcaaactactctatttttccaagaaaatggaaaacactcttagtgaactaatctacttgcttcatcagtatgaattggactttgtaagtgataagcaagcatcactaaaagtaaagagtaagaaaatcaagaaaaaggttctggggaagatccaaagcaagggtgcatctccatctacttcaggaaggcaagtggcgccatccaagaagaagatgaagaaggatcgttctccatccacatcgcaatgcttcaattgtaatgaaattggtcaagcgagattgccccaaactaaaggaagagaagaaggacggaaacgttgcttctccttcaggtatatatgttatacattgtaatattgctaattctacttcttgggtattagatactggttgtggctcacacttatgttccaatctccagggactaaggagaagtagaaagcttgataaaggcgagctagatggatctacgcgtgggaaatggagcacggattgctgcattagccgtaggatcttattttatttctttgcctagtggttttgttctggaactagaaaactgttactatgttcctagtatcaccagaaacatcatttccgtttcaagtttggattctaaaggttttagttttcaatttaaagacaatagttgttcttttgctttaaatggaatgttttatggttcagcacaacaagaaaacggtctatatgtgctagatacgagcaaacacatttataacataaataccaaaaatgctaaaactggtgattcgaatctcacatttctgtggcattgtcgattaggccatataaacaaaaagcgcatggaattacttcaacgggaaggaattctagaatcattcaacttagagaagattgatcaatgcgaatcttgtttacttggaaaaatgacaaagcaacctttctcaaaggtgggagaaagagcaagcgaactactagggctaatacatacggacgtatgtgggcctatgagtacgaaagctagaggtgagttaagctatttcataacgtttacggacgacatcaatagatatggctatatttacttaatgaagcacaagtctgaatcgtttgagaaattccgagaatttcaaaatgaagtagagaatcaacatggcaaaaaaatcaaagctctaagatcggatcgaggaggagaatatcttagccacgagtttgacgaccatctaaaagaatgcggtattctttctgaattgactgacctcaatggaatggaatgtcggaacggagaaacaggaccttactcgatatggtcaggtcaatgatgggtcaggccaaacttcctttacagttctggggacatacgttgcaaactgcatcactcacactgaatcgtgctccgtcaaaagctgttgaaaagactccatacgaattattgACTGGGAAatttccaaagttgtcttttctgaagatttggggttgcgaaacatatgtcaagcgattaatttcggacaagctacaaccaaaatccgacaaatgtttctttgttgagtatccaaaagaaactatggggtattatttctacaacaagtcagacaacaaggttttcgttgctcgtgacggtgtctttttggaaagaaatcatatttccaaattgacaagtgggagaataatagacctcgaagagattcaagatgaacaacgaactcagaactctttagaagaagttcaggttgatgaacctccaaggtctttagaagagccagtgggagtagttcctcaaaacgttgttgcccctcgtaagtcaagtagaactatttttcagccggacagatggacatgcgtcctcttgactgaataCTTGGAcattctcatattggatagtgatgaacctatgacttacaagcaagctatgacgagcccaagctccattaaatggttagaggccatgcaatctgaaatagactccatgtctgaaaatcaagtctgggatttggttgatttgtcggatgggttcacacctatcggatgcaaatgggtcttcaagttgaagaaagacaaagatggaattgtatacatatacaaggctagattggtagcaaaaggttacaggcaagttcacggcgttgactacgatgaaaccttttctccagtcgcgatgcttaagtctattcggataatcgtTGCGATtcccgcttttcatgactatgaaatatggaaaatggatgtcaaaactgccttcttgaatggtgttcttgaagagactgtgtttatgacgcggccggagggttttgtcaatcaaaagaaccgaggaaaggtatgcaagcttaagaagtccatctacggactaaagcaggcatcaaggagttggaataaacgatttgatgaagcagtcaataagtttggcttcatcaagaatcaggacgaatcttgtgtatacaagaaggtcagtgggagtaaaatttcattcctagtct
This sequence is a window from Spinacia oleracea cultivar Varoflay chromosome 1, BTI_SOV_V1, whole genome shotgun sequence. Protein-coding genes within it:
- the LOC130465935 gene encoding uncharacterized protein, whose product is MSTIEVTNDINDGAHNEHNVHVNDDAIYEEVAHDDPYDDQPIEDHKERMERLETVSTMLAELIKDSQKQKSTNANENASMFKKFSSLNPPSYDGKPDPVEFEDWINRVDQLFETLQCPKEWRVDFAVFYLTGQASLWWKVNKERKNEPRFGWTELQKLLRDKFYPPSLRKQKEDEFLHLQQGTMSVMEYANKFMELSRFAPELVSTEQSRMNRFERGLHLKYQDRLATQRFTSYQDMVDIAVNVERVVLLREAQNVGDKRKNDNQNHGGAKRPNQGNHNYRRDQGHNDRATRSVWCAKCGKRNHTESECRAGTKTCYRCGEKDHFVRDCPKPPPTDAGRATSTNHERNNNNARVNHDPPRPPISGKAYMMRADEEEEDDANADTISI